A part of Terriglobia bacterium genomic DNA contains:
- the gatC gene encoding Asp-tRNA(Asn)/Glu-tRNA(Gln) amidotransferase subunit GatC: MTDNRQPITEQDVLYVAELANLELTADERARMVKDLNSILDYVDCLNELDTSNVEPMAQTSDRYGIDESKSGTARFAYAMREDRTKPSLPREVVMENAPETDGAFFKVPKVIER; encoded by the coding sequence ATGACCGATAACCGACAACCGATAACCGAGCAAGACGTCCTCTACGTCGCCGAACTGGCCAACCTGGAGCTCACCGCCGACGAGCGCGCGCGCATGGTCAAGGACCTGAACTCGATTCTCGACTATGTCGATTGCCTGAACGAGCTCGACACGTCCAACGTCGAGCCGATGGCGCAGACCTCCGACCGCTACGGCATTGACGAGAGCAAGAGCGGCACGGCGCGCTTCGCCTACGCCATGCGCGAGGACAGAACAAAACCATCGTTGCCGCGCGAGGTGGTGATGGAGAACGCGCCGGAAACGGATGGCGCGTTCTTTAAGGTTCCAAAAGTTATTGAAAGATGA
- a CDS encoding DUF721 domain-containing protein, whose amino-acid sequence MERARDGLQKIVVDAIRRAPAGEAAILGWPLACGAAVAARTRALSYADGVLNVEVPDALWHNELVNLVPRYLATLNQFAKVRRIEFVTAKESGVAKRTSS is encoded by the coding sequence ATGGAGCGCGCACGCGATGGATTGCAGAAGATCGTCGTGGACGCTATCCGTCGCGCCCCGGCGGGGGAAGCGGCGATCCTGGGATGGCCGCTGGCCTGCGGCGCCGCCGTTGCCGCCCGTACCCGGGCCCTCAGCTACGCCGATGGCGTGCTCAACGTCGAGGTGCCCGATGCCCTGTGGCACAACGAGTTGGTCAACCTTGTGCCCAGGTATCTCGCCACGCTCAACCAATTCGCCAAGGTCAGGCGCATCGAGTTCGTGACTGCAAAGGAATCCGGTGTTGCCAAGCGCACCAGCAGTTGA
- a CDS encoding CCA tRNA nucleotidyltransferase, producing MSDAAKSAALEIVRTLRERGYLAYLVGGCVRDLVLGREPADYDVSTDARPEEVMRIFPKTWAVGARFGVVLVPADSVVADHPVTRSPDHPTTVEVATFRSDGLYTDGRHPDQVTYSKDPREDVQRRDFTINGLLLDPITNQVLDYVGGLGDLHHQLIRTIGAPEKRFTEDNLRMLRAVRFAARFGYRIDPDTLRAIQQLAPQIAQVSRERVRDELTKMLTEGRARRAFELLGETGLLHEVLPEVERMKGVEQPPEFHPEGDVWVHTLLMLEMLPPNTSPTLAWGALLHDVGKPPTFRVAPDRIRFDHHVEVGVAMAEDIARRLRMSSDDTRQIAVLVGQHMRFADALDMKPSTLKRFMRQPEFAEHLEMHRIDCLASHGDLGIYEFLRQKIEQTPPEQIRPQPLLTGHDLLAMGYPPGPRFREILSAVEDAQLEGSATSREQAVELVRREFPLSQTG from the coding sequence CGGCGGATGTGTGCGCGACCTGGTGCTGGGACGCGAGCCCGCCGACTACGACGTCTCCACCGACGCCCGTCCCGAAGAGGTCATGCGCATTTTCCCCAAGACCTGGGCGGTTGGAGCGCGGTTTGGTGTCGTGCTGGTCCCCGCTGATTCCGTGGTTGCCGATCACCCGGTCACCCGATCTCCCGATCACCCGACGACGGTCGAGGTGGCCACCTTCCGCTCCGACGGCCTGTACACCGACGGCCGCCATCCCGACCAGGTCACCTACTCGAAGGATCCGCGCGAGGACGTGCAGCGCCGCGATTTCACTATCAACGGACTGCTGCTGGACCCGATCACCAACCAGGTGCTCGACTACGTCGGCGGCCTCGGCGACCTGCACCACCAGCTCATCCGCACCATCGGCGCGCCGGAGAAGCGTTTCACGGAAGACAACCTGCGCATGCTGCGCGCGGTGCGCTTCGCCGCCCGCTTCGGCTACAGGATTGATCCCGACACCCTGCGCGCCATCCAGCAACTGGCGCCGCAGATCGCGCAGGTCAGCCGCGAACGTGTCCGCGACGAGCTTACCAAGATGCTCACCGAGGGCCGCGCGCGCCGCGCCTTCGAGTTGCTGGGCGAAACCGGCCTGCTGCATGAGGTCCTGCCGGAAGTGGAAAGGATGAAAGGCGTGGAGCAGCCGCCGGAGTTTCATCCCGAGGGCGATGTCTGGGTGCACACGCTGCTGATGCTGGAAATGCTGCCGCCCAATACGTCGCCGACGCTCGCCTGGGGCGCGCTGCTGCACGATGTCGGCAAGCCGCCGACGTTTCGCGTGGCGCCGGATCGCATCCGCTTCGACCATCACGTGGAGGTCGGCGTTGCCATGGCGGAAGACATCGCGCGCCGCCTGCGCATGTCCAGCGACGACACCCGCCAGATCGCCGTGCTCGTCGGCCAGCATATGCGCTTTGCCGACGCACTGGACATGAAGCCCTCAACCCTCAAGCGTTTCATGCGGCAGCCGGAGTTCGCCGAGCACCTGGAGATGCATCGCATTGACTGCCTTGCCAGCCACGGCGACCTTGGCATCTACGAATTTCTGCGGCAGAAAATTGAGCAGACTCCGCCGGAACAGATCCGGCCGCAGCCGCTGCTCACCGGCCACGACCTGCTGGCCATGGGTTACCCTCCCGGGCCCAGGTTCCGGGAAATTCTCTCCGCGGTGGAGGACGCGCAGTTGGAAGGAAGCGCCACCAGCCGCGAACAGGCGGTGGAACTGGTGCGGCGCGAGTTTCCGCTGTCGCAGACCGGCTAG